The proteins below are encoded in one region of Telopea speciosissima isolate NSW1024214 ecotype Mountain lineage chromosome 10, Tspe_v1, whole genome shotgun sequence:
- the LOC122641394 gene encoding uncharacterized protein LOC122641394 isoform X1, producing MSLVDYASSSEDDDAEVREEGEGEERGGTEAEGLEERKEEEPLPSAVNSHNRRTISPSHQQPASASHLPAPSIENLPDASLLLSSPAFVSQQMSGTDHYSKVAAAMAESTSRKREVNGSASSHLQSKLPRRDSPHPRNVPDTASGLLVPPQLSGRSNVVTEDISKLFVKRH from the exons atgtcTCTGGTTGATTACGCTTCATCATCTGAAGACGATGATGCAGAAGtcagagaagaaggagaaggagaagaaagaggaggaacaGAAGCGGAAGGATTAGAAGAacgaaaagaagaagagcccTTGCCTTCAGCGGTTAATTCTCATAACCG GAGAACAATATCCCCTTCACATCAACAGCCAGCTAGTGCCTCACATTTACCGGCACCTTCAATTGAGAATCTTCCAGATGCATCACTACTCCTTAGTTCTCCTGCTTTCGTGTCTCAACAAATGAGTGGCACTGATCACTACTCTAAAGTTGCGGCTGCTATGGCAGAAAGTACATCACGGAAGAGAGAGGTAAATGGGTCAGCTTCTTCTCATCTCCAAAGTAAACTTCCAAGAAGAGACTCGCCTCATCCAAGGAACGTTCCAGACACTGCAAGTGGTCTTCTAGTCCCACCTCAGCTTAGTGGAAG GAGCAATGTTGTTACAGAAGATATAAGCAAGCTGTTTGTAAAAAGACATTAG
- the LOC122641394 gene encoding uncharacterized protein LOC122641394 isoform X2, whose product MSLVDYASSSEDDDAEVREEGEGEERGGTEAEGLEERKEEEPLPSAVNSHNRTISPSHQQPASASHLPAPSIENLPDASLLLSSPAFVSQQMSGTDHYSKVAAAMAESTSRKREVNGSASSHLQSKLPRRDSPHPRNVPDTASGLLVPPQLSGRSNVVTEDISKLFVKRH is encoded by the exons atgtcTCTGGTTGATTACGCTTCATCATCTGAAGACGATGATGCAGAAGtcagagaagaaggagaaggagaagaaagaggaggaacaGAAGCGGAAGGATTAGAAGAacgaaaagaagaagagcccTTGCCTTCAGCGGTTAATTCTCATAACCG AACAATATCCCCTTCACATCAACAGCCAGCTAGTGCCTCACATTTACCGGCACCTTCAATTGAGAATCTTCCAGATGCATCACTACTCCTTAGTTCTCCTGCTTTCGTGTCTCAACAAATGAGTGGCACTGATCACTACTCTAAAGTTGCGGCTGCTATGGCAGAAAGTACATCACGGAAGAGAGAGGTAAATGGGTCAGCTTCTTCTCATCTCCAAAGTAAACTTCCAAGAAGAGACTCGCCTCATCCAAGGAACGTTCCAGACACTGCAAGTGGTCTTCTAGTCCCACCTCAGCTTAGTGGAAG GAGCAATGTTGTTACAGAAGATATAAGCAAGCTGTTTGTAAAAAGACATTAG